From Coturnix japonica isolate 7356 chromosome 1, Coturnix japonica 2.1, whole genome shotgun sequence, the proteins below share one genomic window:
- the SBF1 gene encoding myotubularin-related protein 5 isoform X1, producing MARLADYFVLVGYDAEKRGSGDGQGQILQRFPEKDWEDNPFPQGIELFCQPSGWQLFTERNPPTFFVAVLTDINSERHYCACFTFWEPVESTQPQSHPRNGEEEEEESASPVQPAQLFAPKSLVLVSRLDHAEVFRNSLGLIYTIYVDGLNVSLENVIGNLLTCTIPITGGAQPDADDEAVRTISLGAGDRQVIQTPINDSLPVSSCSVALLFRQLGITNVLYLFCAALTEHKILFLSSSYQRLTDACRALLALMFPLKYSFTYVPILPAQLLEVLSTPTPFIIGVHSIFQSETQELLDVVIADLDGGTVNVPECVHISLLPEPLLQQTREALSMVLDPELEVADLAFPPSTISASSLKMQDKEIRAVFLRLFAQLLQGYRWCLHIIRIHPEPVIRFHKAAFLGQRGLTEDDFLTKVLEGMAFAGFVTERGAPYRSIDLFDELVAYEVKRMRAEEGNKQKILRHIKELAEKLYKNENPYPAVTMHKVQKPTEGCHLRLHQKPFPRLDEGTVQWIIDQATAKLQTAPPAVKAEKKCMVPSGPPIAAILERNGNALANSARRLEVVRNCISYVFENKMLEAKKLFPAVLRAMKGRAARHCLTQELNLHVQQNRAVLDHQQFDFIVRMMNCCLQDCTAMDEHGIAAALLPLVTAFCRKLSSGITQFAYSCVQEHVVWTNIQFWEAMFYSDVQNHIRALYLDSSEENHADEESTEEPQEARSALEIASEQLRLWPTMSREKQQELIQKEESTVFSQAIHYANRMSYLLLPLDTSKNRLLRSSGLGDVESVSNSFVTNSIAGSVAESYDTESGFEDAESSDVANYVVRFINRFVDKVCTESGVTNEHLKGLHVMIPDIVQMHIETLDAVHRESKRLPPIQKPKLLRPNLLVGEECVMEGLRVYLMPDGREEAAGGNIGGPPLLPAEGAIFLTTYRIIFKGTPTDPLVGEQVVIRSFPISSLTKEKKINIQAQVDQFIQEGLQLRSCTFQLLKIAFDEEVASDSAEVFRKHLHKLRYPQHVHGTFAFTVGQSPKQAMQPKAKEKNPSLSSQQVTDMFQGLTVGVMSLGHLGHSTTTLSKNLVKNAKKTIGRQYVTRKKYTPPAWEQRSSQHFPEDNEDEISVSEEMDRSTLTPTTTIRPSEKMTINHLVERACCRDYQRLGLGTLSSSLTRSKNEPFRISTVNRMYAICRSYPGLLIVPQSIQDNTIQRISRCYRQNRFPVVCWRNSRTKAVLLRSGGLHGKGVVGLFKSQNAPTAGPSQTDSTSLEQEKYLQAVINSMPHYADAGGRNTLSGFTSAHMSSADFSDKRQPKLGSLMKQVMGGKDEGPGTISRGGLGHRARVITLSTPKCVSPKGRESPRGKWGSIRASGRMSSYALNVEIGSRLAGKDLLGAQHNGAPAEASFLRQHRASLYIIGDKSQLKGVKPDPLQHWEVVPIEVFDVRQVKASFKKLMKACVPGCPSTDPSVAYLRSLEESEWLSQIHKILQISVLVVELLDTGSSVLVSLEDGWDITTQVVSLVQLLSDPYYRTLEGFRLLVEKEWLSFGHRFSHRGAQTLAGQSSGFAPIFLQFLDCVHQIHLQFPMEFEFSLYYLKFLSYHYISNRFRTFLLDSDYERIELGLLYEEKGERKCQQVYKSIWDYIDRLNKKAPVFFNYMYAPEDGEVLRPYSNISNLKVWDYYTEETLSEGPSYDWELVQGQPEHMEEADRQDTGAPQTKRKIIWPCYDNRSRMEPDAISKLLEDLHNLEMELGQVPERWKDTWDKIKASQRTEARQEGSRTPSSLLMSSGLSHHRRSLGVYLQESGVGSTLNLSLDSDTSSTSTPSSGKQGGRRSTSTLYSQFQMSESENRSYEGSLYKKGAFMKPWKPRWFVLDKTKHQLRYYDSRMDTECKGVIDLAEVESITPGTPTMGAPKTVDEKAFFDLKTTKRVYNFCAQDVQLAQQWIDRIQSCLSDA from the exons TTCTGCCAGCCCAGCGGTTGGCAGCTGTTCACAGAGAGGAATCCACCCACCTTCTTTGTGGCCGTGCTGACCGACATCAACTCGGAGAGGCATTACTGCGCCTGCTTCACCTTTTGGGAGCCTGTGGAGAGCACGCAG CCTCAAAGCCACCCCAGgaatggagaggaggaggaagaggagtcGGCGTCTCCCGTCCAACCGGCGCAGCTCTTTGCTCCCAAGAGCCTGGTGCTGGTGTCACGGCTGGACCACGCCGAGGTGTTCAGG AACAGCCTGGGCTTGATCTACACCATCTATGTGGACGGGCTGAACGTGTCCCTGGAGAACGTCATTGGGAACCTGCTGACATGCACCATCCCCATCACTGGTGGAGCCCAG CCTGACGCGGACGACGAAGCAGTG CGGACGATCTCACTGGGCGCAGGGGACAGGCAGGTGATCCAGACACCCATCAATGACTCTCTTCCCgtcagcagctgcagtgtggcTCTGCTCTTCCGGCAGCTCG gCATCACCAACGTGCTGTATCTCTTCTGCGCTGCACTCACTGAGCACAAGATCctgtttctctccagcagctACCAGCGGCTCACCGATGCCTGCCGGGCTCTCCTTGCACTTATGTTCCCCCTTAAGTACAG TTTTACCTACGTACCCAtcctgcctgcacagctcctggAGGTACTGAGCACCCCGACACCCTTCATTATCGGAGTCCACTCCATCTTCCAGTCGGAGACACAGGAGCTG CTGGATGTCGTTATTGCAGACCTGGATGGGGGCACAGTGAACGTCCCTGAGTGTGTGCACATCTCCCTGCTCCCTGAGCCTCTCCTGCAGCAGACCCGTGAAGCCCTCTCCATG GTCTTGGACCCGGAGCTGGAGGTGGCAGATTTGGCATTTCCCCCTTCTACGATTTCTGCTTCGTCTCTCAAAATGCAG GACAAGGAGATCCGGGCTGTCTTCCTCCGCTtgtttgcacagctgctgcagggctatCGTTGGTGTCTGCACATCATCCGCATCCATCCTGAGCCCGTCATCCGCTTCCACAAG GCAGCCTTCCTGGGCCAGAGGGGGCTGACGGAGGATGACTTTCTCACCAAGGTGCTGGAAGGCATGGCCTTTGCTGGCTTTGTGACAGAGCGGGGGGCCCCGTATCGCTCCATTGACCTGTTTGATGAG CTTGTTGCTTATGAAGTGAAGCGCATGCGTGCAGAAGAGGGgaacaagcagaaaatattgCGGCACATCaaggagctggcagagaaaCTATACAAAAAT GAGAACCCATACCCCGCCGTGACCATGCACAAGGTGCAGAAGCCCACAGAAGGCTGCCATCTGCGCTTGCACCAGAAACCCTTTCCCCGTTTGGAtgagggcacagtgcagtgGATCATCGACCAGGCCACAGCCAAGCTGCAGACAGCCCCTCCAgctgtgaaagcagagaagaagtGCATGGTGCCCTCAGGCCCCCCCATTG CAGCCATCCTGGAGCGTAATGGCAATGCCTTGGCCAACAGTGCCCGCCGCCTGGAGGTGGTTCGGAACTGCATCTCCTACGTCTTTGAGAACAAGATGTTAGAAGCCAAAAAG TTattccctgctgtgctgcgTGCCATGAAAGGCCGAGCTGCCCGGCACTGCCTGACCCAGGAGCTGAACCTGCACGTGCAGCAGAACCGCGCCGTGCTGGACCACCAACAGTTCGACTTCATCGTCCGTATGATGAACTGCTGCTTGCAG GACTGCACGGCCATGGATGAGCATGGGATTGCAGCCGCGCTCCTACCACTGGTCACTGCTTTCTGCCGA AAACTGAGCTCAGGCATCACGCAGTTTGCCTACAGCTGCGTGCAGGAGCACGTGGTGTGGACCAACATCCAGTTCTGGGAAGCTATGTTCTACAGTGATGTGCAGAACCACATCCGAGCCTTGTATCTGGACAGCAGTGAGGAGAACCATGCAGATGAG GAGAGCACGGAGGAGCCCCAGGAAGCCAGGTCTGCCCTGGAGATAGCATCAGAGCAGCTGAGGCTGTGGCCCACCATGAGCCGAGAGAAGCAGCAAGAGCTGATCCAAAAGGAGGAGAGCACAGTTTTCAGCCAGGCCATCCACTACGCCAACCGCATGAGttacctgctgctgcctctggaCACCAGCAAGAACCGCCTGCTGCGCAGCTCCGGGCTGGGAGACGTGGAGAGCGTCAGCAACAGCTTTGTCACCAACAG CATCGCCGGCAGCGTGGCCGAGAGCTACGACACAGAGAGTGGGTTTGAGGATGCTGAGAGCTCAGACGTGGCCAACTACGTGGTGCGGTTCATCAACCGCTTCGTGGACAAAGTCTGCACAGAGAGCGGCGTCACCAACGAGCACCTGAAGGGGCTGCACGTCATGATCCCTG ATATCGTGCAGATGCACATAGAGACACTGGATGCTGTGCACAGGGAGAGCAAGAGGCTTCCTCCCATCCAGAAG CCAAAACTGCTGCGCCCCAACCTGTTGGTGGGTGAGGAATGTGTGATGGAGGGGCTGCGTGTGTACCTCATGCCTGACGGACGGGAGGAGGCCGCCGGGGGGAATATTGGTGGTCCACCTCTTCTCCCTGCGGAAGGAGCCATCTTCCTCACCACGTACCGCATCATCTTCAAAGGAACTCCCACAGACCCCCTGG TGGGGGAGCAGGTGGTGATCCGatccttccccatctcctcGCTGACCAAAGAGAAGAAGATCAACATCCAGGCCCAGGTGGATCAATTCATCCAGGAGGGCCTTCAGCTGCGCTCATGCACATTCCAG CTGCTGAAGATTGCCTTCGATGAGGAGGTGGCTTCAGACAGCGCCGAGGTCTTCAGGAAGCATCTGCACAAGCTGCGTTACCCCCAGCATGTGCACGGCACCTTTGCCTTCACCGTGGGCCAGTCTCCCAAGCAAGCCATGCAGCCCAAGGCCAAGGAGAAGAACCCCTCACTCAG ctcccagcaggtgACCGAtatgttccagggcctgacaGTGGGGGTCATGTCCCTCGGGCACCTTGGCCATTCGACCAC GACGCTCTCCAAAAACCTGGTGAAAAATGCCAAGAAAACCATCGGCCGCCAATACGTGACCCGCAAGAAATACACACCGCCCGCCTGGGAGCAGCGCAGCAGCCAGCACTTCCCAGAGGACAACGAGGATGAGATCTCAG TGTCCGAGGAGATGGACAGGAGCACTTTGACCCCCACCACAACCATCAGACCCTCGGAGAAGATGACCATCAACCACCTGGTGGAGCGCGCCTGCTGCCGCGACTACCAGCGCCTGGGGCTGGGCAcgctcagcagcagcctcacGCGTTCCAAGAACGAACCCTTCCGCATCTCCACGGTCAACCGCATGTACGCCATTTGTCGGAG TTACCCCGGGCTGCTGATCGTGCCGCAGAGCATCCAGGACAACACCATCCAGCGCATCTCCCGCTGTTACCGCCAGAACCGCTTCCCCGTGGTTTGCTGGCGCAACTCCCGCACCAAAGCCGTGCTGCTGCGCTCGGGGGGGCTGCACGGGAAGGGCGTCGTGGGCCTCTTCAAGTCTCAGAATGCTCCCACTGCAG GCCCCTCGCAGACGGACTCCACCAGTTTGGAGCAGGAGAAATACCTGCAGGCTGTCATCAACTCCATGCCCCACTACGCTGACGCTGGTGGGCGCAACACGCTCAGCGGCTTCACCTCCGCTCACATGAGCAGTGCAG ATTTCTCCGACAAGAGGCAGCCTAAGCTGGGATCGCTCATGAAGCAGGTGATGGGAGGGAAGGACGAAGGGCCCGGGACTATTAGCCGTGGAG GGCTGGGTCACAGAGCCAGGGTCATCACCCTGTCCACCCCCAAGTGTGTGTCTCCGAAGGGCCGTGAGTCGCCCCGAG GTAAATGGGGCAGCATCCGGGCCAGCGGGCGCATGAGCAGCTATGCCTTGAATGTGGAGATCGGCTCACGGCTGGCTGGGAAGGACCTGCTGGGTGCCCAGCACAACGGGGCGCCCGCCGAGGCCAGCTTCCTACGTCAGCACCGCGCCTCGCTCTACATCATCGGGGACAAGTCACAACTGAAG GGGGTGAAGCCAGACCcgctgcagcactgggaggtgGTGCCCATCGAGGTGTTTGACGTGCGGCAGGTGAAGGCCAGCTTCAAGAAGCTGATGAAGGCCTGCGTGCCCGGCTGCCCCTCCACCGACCCCAGCGTCGCCTACCTGCGCTCCCTGGAGGAGTCCGAGTGGCTCTCACAG ATCCATAAGATCCTGCAGATTTCAGTGTTGGTGGTGGAGCTCCTGGACACGGGTTCCTCTGTGCTTGTCAGCCTGGAGGACGGCTGGGACATCACCACACAG GTGGTCTCCTTGGTGCAGCTCCTGTCAGACCCCTACTACCGGACGCTGGAGGGCTTCCGCCTGTTGGTGGAGAAGGAGTGGTTGTCCTTCGGGCACCGCTTCAGCCACCGTGGGGCGCAGACCTTGGCTGGACAGAGCAGTGGCTTCGCTCCCATCTTCCTGCAGTTCCTAGACTGTGTGCACCAG ATCCACCTGCAGTTCCCCATGGAGTTTGAGTTCAGTCTGTACTACCTGAAGTTCCTCAGCTACCACTACATCTCCAATCGGTTCCGGACCTTCCTGCTGGACTCTGACTACGAGCGCATCGAGCTGG GCCTCCTGTACGAGGAGAAGGGTGAACGCAAATGCCAGCAGGTCTACAAGTCCATCTGGGATTACATCGACCGGCTGAACAAGAAAGCTCCTGTCTTCTTCAACTACATGTACGCCCCCGAGGACGGGGAG GTGCTGCGGCCGTACAGCAACATTTCCAACCTGAAGGTGTGGGACTATTACACGGAGGAGACGCTCTCGGAGGGTCCCTCCTACGACTGGGAGCTGGTGCAGGGGCAGCCCGAGCACATGGAGGAGGCAGACAGGCAGGACACTGGCGCGCCGCAGACCAAGCGCAAAATCATCTGGCCCTGCTATGACAACCGCAGCCGCATGGAGCCCGACGCCATCTCCAAGCTGCTGGAG GACCTTCACAACTTGGAGATGGAGCTGGGGCAGGTCCCGGAGCGCTGGAAGGACACGTGGGACAAGATCAAAGCCTCCCAACGCACCGAGGCTCGGCAGGAGGGCAGCCGG ACCCCCAGCTCCTTGTTGATGTCCTCGGGGCTCTCTCACCACCGCCGCTCGCTGGGGGTCTACCTGCAGGAGAGCGGAGTGGGGTCCACCCTCAACCTCAGCCTGGACAGCGACACCAGCAGCACGTCCACCCCATCCAGCGGGAAGCAGGGCGGCCGCCGGAGCACCAGCACCTTGTACAGCCAGTTCCAGATGTCCGAGAGCGAGAACAG GTCCTACGAGGGGTCACTGTACAAGAAAGGAGCCTTCATGAAGCCCTGGAAGCCGCGCTGGTTCGTGCTGGATAAAACCAAGCACCAG CTGCGGTACTACGACAGCCGGATGGACACGGAGTGCAAAGGGGTCATCGATCTGGCCGAGGTGGAATCCATCACGCCCGGAACCCCCACCATGGGAGCCCCCAAGACGGTGGATGAGAAAGCGTTCTTCGAC CTGAAGACGACGAAACGCGTTTACAACTTCTGCGCCCAGGACGTGCAGCTGGCGCAGCAGTGGATCGACCGCATCCAGAGCTGCTTATCGGACGCCTGA
- the SBF1 gene encoding myotubularin-related protein 5 isoform X9: MARLADYFVLVGYDAEKRGSGDGQGQILQRFPEKDWEDNPFPQGIELFCQPSGWQLFTERNPPTFFVAVLTDINSERHYCACFTFWEPVESTQPQSHPRNGEEEEEESASPVQPAQLFAPKSLVLVSRLDHAEVFRNSLGLIYTIYVDGLNVSLENVIGNLLTCTIPITGGAQPDADDEAVRTISLGAGDRQVIQTPINDSLPVSSCSVALLFRQLGITNVLYLFCAALTEHKILFLSSSYQRLTDACRALLALMFPLKYSFTYVPILPAQLLEVLSTPTPFIIGVHSIFQSETQELLDVVIADLDGGTVNVPECVHISLLPEPLLQQTREALSMVLDPELEVADLAFPPSTISASSLKMQDKEIRAVFLRLFAQLLQGYRWCLHIIRIHPEPVIRFHKAAFLGQRGLTEDDFLTKVLEGMAFAGFVTERGAPYRSIDLFDELVAYEVKRMRAEEGNKQKILRHIKELAEKLYKNENPYPAVTMHKVQKPTEGCHLRLHQKPFPRLDEGTVQWIIDQATAKLQTAPPAVKAEKKCMVPSGPPIAAILERNGNALANSARRLEVVRNCISYVFENKMLEAKKLFPAVLRAMKGRAARHCLTQELNLHVQQNRAVLDHQQFDFIVRMMNCCLQDCTAMDEHGIAAALLPLVTAFCRKLSSGITQFAYSCVQEHVVWTNIQFWEAMFYSDVQNHIRALYLDSSEENHADEESTEEPQEARSALEIASEQLRLWPTMSREKQQELIQKEESTVFSQAIHYANRMSYLLLPLDTSKNRLLRSSGLGDVESVSNSFVTNSIAGSVAESYDTESGFEDAESSDVANYVVRFINRFVDKVCTESGVTNEHLKGLHVMIPDIVQMHIETLDAVHRESKRLPPIQKPKLLRPNLLVGEECVMEGLRVYLMPDGREEAAGGNIGGPPLLPAEGAIFLTTYRIIFKGTPTDPLVGEQVVIRSFPISSLTKEKKINIQAQVDQFIQEGLQLRSCTFQLLKIAFDEEVASDSAEVFRKHLHKLRYPQHVHGTFAFTVGQSPKQAMQPKAKEKNPSLRTLSKNLVKNAKKTIGRQYVTRKKYTPPAWEQRSSQHFPEDNEDEISVSEEMDRSTLTPTTTIRPSEKMTINHLVERACCRDYQRLGLGTLSSSLTRSKNEPFRISTVNRMYAICRSYPGLLIVPQSIQDNTIQRISRCYRQNRFPVVCWRNSRTKAVLLRSGGLHGKGVVGLFKSQNAPTAGPSQTDSTSLEQEKYLQAVINSMPHYADAGGRNTLSGFTSAHMSSAGKWGSIRASGRMSSYALNVEIGSRLAGKDLLGAQHNGAPAEASFLRQHRASLYIIGDKSQLKGVKPDPLQHWEVVPIEVFDVRQVKASFKKLMKACVPGCPSTDPSVAYLRSLEESEWLSQIHKILQISVLVVELLDTGSSVLVSLEDGWDITTQVVSLVQLLSDPYYRTLEGFRLLVEKEWLSFGHRFSHRGAQTLAGQSSGFAPIFLQFLDCVHQIHLQFPMEFEFSLYYLKFLSYHYISNRFRTFLLDSDYERIELGLLYEEKGERKCQQVYKSIWDYIDRLNKKAPVFFNYMYAPEDGEVLRPYSNISNLKVWDYYTEETLSEGPSYDWELVQGQPEHMEEADRQDTGAPQTKRKIIWPCYDNRSRMEPDAISKLLEDLHNLEMELGQVPERWKDTWDKIKASQRTEARQEGSRTPSSLLMSSGLSHHRRSLGVYLQESGVGSTLNLSLDSDTSSTSTPSSGKQGGRRSTSTLYSQFQMSESENRSYEGSLYKKGAFMKPWKPRWFVLDKTKHQLRYYDSRMDTECKGVIDLAEVESITPGTPTMGAPKTVDEKAFFDLKTTKRVYNFCAQDVQLAQQWIDRIQSCLSDA; the protein is encoded by the exons TTCTGCCAGCCCAGCGGTTGGCAGCTGTTCACAGAGAGGAATCCACCCACCTTCTTTGTGGCCGTGCTGACCGACATCAACTCGGAGAGGCATTACTGCGCCTGCTTCACCTTTTGGGAGCCTGTGGAGAGCACGCAG CCTCAAAGCCACCCCAGgaatggagaggaggaggaagaggagtcGGCGTCTCCCGTCCAACCGGCGCAGCTCTTTGCTCCCAAGAGCCTGGTGCTGGTGTCACGGCTGGACCACGCCGAGGTGTTCAGG AACAGCCTGGGCTTGATCTACACCATCTATGTGGACGGGCTGAACGTGTCCCTGGAGAACGTCATTGGGAACCTGCTGACATGCACCATCCCCATCACTGGTGGAGCCCAG CCTGACGCGGACGACGAAGCAGTG CGGACGATCTCACTGGGCGCAGGGGACAGGCAGGTGATCCAGACACCCATCAATGACTCTCTTCCCgtcagcagctgcagtgtggcTCTGCTCTTCCGGCAGCTCG gCATCACCAACGTGCTGTATCTCTTCTGCGCTGCACTCACTGAGCACAAGATCctgtttctctccagcagctACCAGCGGCTCACCGATGCCTGCCGGGCTCTCCTTGCACTTATGTTCCCCCTTAAGTACAG TTTTACCTACGTACCCAtcctgcctgcacagctcctggAGGTACTGAGCACCCCGACACCCTTCATTATCGGAGTCCACTCCATCTTCCAGTCGGAGACACAGGAGCTG CTGGATGTCGTTATTGCAGACCTGGATGGGGGCACAGTGAACGTCCCTGAGTGTGTGCACATCTCCCTGCTCCCTGAGCCTCTCCTGCAGCAGACCCGTGAAGCCCTCTCCATG GTCTTGGACCCGGAGCTGGAGGTGGCAGATTTGGCATTTCCCCCTTCTACGATTTCTGCTTCGTCTCTCAAAATGCAG GACAAGGAGATCCGGGCTGTCTTCCTCCGCTtgtttgcacagctgctgcagggctatCGTTGGTGTCTGCACATCATCCGCATCCATCCTGAGCCCGTCATCCGCTTCCACAAG GCAGCCTTCCTGGGCCAGAGGGGGCTGACGGAGGATGACTTTCTCACCAAGGTGCTGGAAGGCATGGCCTTTGCTGGCTTTGTGACAGAGCGGGGGGCCCCGTATCGCTCCATTGACCTGTTTGATGAG CTTGTTGCTTATGAAGTGAAGCGCATGCGTGCAGAAGAGGGgaacaagcagaaaatattgCGGCACATCaaggagctggcagagaaaCTATACAAAAAT GAGAACCCATACCCCGCCGTGACCATGCACAAGGTGCAGAAGCCCACAGAAGGCTGCCATCTGCGCTTGCACCAGAAACCCTTTCCCCGTTTGGAtgagggcacagtgcagtgGATCATCGACCAGGCCACAGCCAAGCTGCAGACAGCCCCTCCAgctgtgaaagcagagaagaagtGCATGGTGCCCTCAGGCCCCCCCATTG CAGCCATCCTGGAGCGTAATGGCAATGCCTTGGCCAACAGTGCCCGCCGCCTGGAGGTGGTTCGGAACTGCATCTCCTACGTCTTTGAGAACAAGATGTTAGAAGCCAAAAAG TTattccctgctgtgctgcgTGCCATGAAAGGCCGAGCTGCCCGGCACTGCCTGACCCAGGAGCTGAACCTGCACGTGCAGCAGAACCGCGCCGTGCTGGACCACCAACAGTTCGACTTCATCGTCCGTATGATGAACTGCTGCTTGCAG GACTGCACGGCCATGGATGAGCATGGGATTGCAGCCGCGCTCCTACCACTGGTCACTGCTTTCTGCCGA AAACTGAGCTCAGGCATCACGCAGTTTGCCTACAGCTGCGTGCAGGAGCACGTGGTGTGGACCAACATCCAGTTCTGGGAAGCTATGTTCTACAGTGATGTGCAGAACCACATCCGAGCCTTGTATCTGGACAGCAGTGAGGAGAACCATGCAGATGAG GAGAGCACGGAGGAGCCCCAGGAAGCCAGGTCTGCCCTGGAGATAGCATCAGAGCAGCTGAGGCTGTGGCCCACCATGAGCCGAGAGAAGCAGCAAGAGCTGATCCAAAAGGAGGAGAGCACAGTTTTCAGCCAGGCCATCCACTACGCCAACCGCATGAGttacctgctgctgcctctggaCACCAGCAAGAACCGCCTGCTGCGCAGCTCCGGGCTGGGAGACGTGGAGAGCGTCAGCAACAGCTTTGTCACCAACAG CATCGCCGGCAGCGTGGCCGAGAGCTACGACACAGAGAGTGGGTTTGAGGATGCTGAGAGCTCAGACGTGGCCAACTACGTGGTGCGGTTCATCAACCGCTTCGTGGACAAAGTCTGCACAGAGAGCGGCGTCACCAACGAGCACCTGAAGGGGCTGCACGTCATGATCCCTG ATATCGTGCAGATGCACATAGAGACACTGGATGCTGTGCACAGGGAGAGCAAGAGGCTTCCTCCCATCCAGAAG CCAAAACTGCTGCGCCCCAACCTGTTGGTGGGTGAGGAATGTGTGATGGAGGGGCTGCGTGTGTACCTCATGCCTGACGGACGGGAGGAGGCCGCCGGGGGGAATATTGGTGGTCCACCTCTTCTCCCTGCGGAAGGAGCCATCTTCCTCACCACGTACCGCATCATCTTCAAAGGAACTCCCACAGACCCCCTGG TGGGGGAGCAGGTGGTGATCCGatccttccccatctcctcGCTGACCAAAGAGAAGAAGATCAACATCCAGGCCCAGGTGGATCAATTCATCCAGGAGGGCCTTCAGCTGCGCTCATGCACATTCCAG CTGCTGAAGATTGCCTTCGATGAGGAGGTGGCTTCAGACAGCGCCGAGGTCTTCAGGAAGCATCTGCACAAGCTGCGTTACCCCCAGCATGTGCACGGCACCTTTGCCTTCACCGTGGGCCAGTCTCCCAAGCAAGCCATGCAGCCCAAGGCCAAGGAGAAGAACCCCTCACTCAG GACGCTCTCCAAAAACCTGGTGAAAAATGCCAAGAAAACCATCGGCCGCCAATACGTGACCCGCAAGAAATACACACCGCCCGCCTGGGAGCAGCGCAGCAGCCAGCACTTCCCAGAGGACAACGAGGATGAGATCTCAG TGTCCGAGGAGATGGACAGGAGCACTTTGACCCCCACCACAACCATCAGACCCTCGGAGAAGATGACCATCAACCACCTGGTGGAGCGCGCCTGCTGCCGCGACTACCAGCGCCTGGGGCTGGGCAcgctcagcagcagcctcacGCGTTCCAAGAACGAACCCTTCCGCATCTCCACGGTCAACCGCATGTACGCCATTTGTCGGAG TTACCCCGGGCTGCTGATCGTGCCGCAGAGCATCCAGGACAACACCATCCAGCGCATCTCCCGCTGTTACCGCCAGAACCGCTTCCCCGTGGTTTGCTGGCGCAACTCCCGCACCAAAGCCGTGCTGCTGCGCTCGGGGGGGCTGCACGGGAAGGGCGTCGTGGGCCTCTTCAAGTCTCAGAATGCTCCCACTGCAG GCCCCTCGCAGACGGACTCCACCAGTTTGGAGCAGGAGAAATACCTGCAGGCTGTCATCAACTCCATGCCCCACTACGCTGACGCTGGTGGGCGCAACACGCTCAGCGGCTTCACCTCCGCTCACATGAGCAGTGCAG GTAAATGGGGCAGCATCCGGGCCAGCGGGCGCATGAGCAGCTATGCCTTGAATGTGGAGATCGGCTCACGGCTGGCTGGGAAGGACCTGCTGGGTGCCCAGCACAACGGGGCGCCCGCCGAGGCCAGCTTCCTACGTCAGCACCGCGCCTCGCTCTACATCATCGGGGACAAGTCACAACTGAAG GGGGTGAAGCCAGACCcgctgcagcactgggaggtgGTGCCCATCGAGGTGTTTGACGTGCGGCAGGTGAAGGCCAGCTTCAAGAAGCTGATGAAGGCCTGCGTGCCCGGCTGCCCCTCCACCGACCCCAGCGTCGCCTACCTGCGCTCCCTGGAGGAGTCCGAGTGGCTCTCACAG ATCCATAAGATCCTGCAGATTTCAGTGTTGGTGGTGGAGCTCCTGGACACGGGTTCCTCTGTGCTTGTCAGCCTGGAGGACGGCTGGGACATCACCACACAG GTGGTCTCCTTGGTGCAGCTCCTGTCAGACCCCTACTACCGGACGCTGGAGGGCTTCCGCCTGTTGGTGGAGAAGGAGTGGTTGTCCTTCGGGCACCGCTTCAGCCACCGTGGGGCGCAGACCTTGGCTGGACAGAGCAGTGGCTTCGCTCCCATCTTCCTGCAGTTCCTAGACTGTGTGCACCAG ATCCACCTGCAGTTCCCCATGGAGTTTGAGTTCAGTCTGTACTACCTGAAGTTCCTCAGCTACCACTACATCTCCAATCGGTTCCGGACCTTCCTGCTGGACTCTGACTACGAGCGCATCGAGCTGG GCCTCCTGTACGAGGAGAAGGGTGAACGCAAATGCCAGCAGGTCTACAAGTCCATCTGGGATTACATCGACCGGCTGAACAAGAAAGCTCCTGTCTTCTTCAACTACATGTACGCCCCCGAGGACGGGGAG GTGCTGCGGCCGTACAGCAACATTTCCAACCTGAAGGTGTGGGACTATTACACGGAGGAGACGCTCTCGGAGGGTCCCTCCTACGACTGGGAGCTGGTGCAGGGGCAGCCCGAGCACATGGAGGAGGCAGACAGGCAGGACACTGGCGCGCCGCAGACCAAGCGCAAAATCATCTGGCCCTGCTATGACAACCGCAGCCGCATGGAGCCCGACGCCATCTCCAAGCTGCTGGAG GACCTTCACAACTTGGAGATGGAGCTGGGGCAGGTCCCGGAGCGCTGGAAGGACACGTGGGACAAGATCAAAGCCTCCCAACGCACCGAGGCTCGGCAGGAGGGCAGCCGG ACCCCCAGCTCCTTGTTGATGTCCTCGGGGCTCTCTCACCACCGCCGCTCGCTGGGGGTCTACCTGCAGGAGAGCGGAGTGGGGTCCACCCTCAACCTCAGCCTGGACAGCGACACCAGCAGCACGTCCACCCCATCCAGCGGGAAGCAGGGCGGCCGCCGGAGCACCAGCACCTTGTACAGCCAGTTCCAGATGTCCGAGAGCGAGAACAG GTCCTACGAGGGGTCACTGTACAAGAAAGGAGCCTTCATGAAGCCCTGGAAGCCGCGCTGGTTCGTGCTGGATAAAACCAAGCACCAG CTGCGGTACTACGACAGCCGGATGGACACGGAGTGCAAAGGGGTCATCGATCTGGCCGAGGTGGAATCCATCACGCCCGGAACCCCCACCATGGGAGCCCCCAAGACGGTGGATGAGAAAGCGTTCTTCGAC CTGAAGACGACGAAACGCGTTTACAACTTCTGCGCCCAGGACGTGCAGCTGGCGCAGCAGTGGATCGACCGCATCCAGAGCTGCTTATCGGACGCCTGA